Proteins from one Faecalibacterium sp. I3-3-33 genomic window:
- a CDS encoding PTS transporter subunit IIABC, which yields MKDKIFGVLQRVGRSFMLPIALLPVAGLLLGIGSSFTNETMLAAYGLNSVIHPGTLIYTILDVMSQTGSAVFNNLALLFAMGVAIGMARKEKEVAALSGAVAYIIMNTAIQAMINAAGGVEAMPANSTTTMLGITTLQMGVFGGIVVGLGVAALHNKFYKIELPQVLAFFGGTRFVPIVSSIVYLVVGIAMFYIWPVVQSGIAALGALVLASGYAGTFIYGLLERALIPFGLHHVFYMPFWQTAVGGTAIIDGVTVTGAQNIFFAELASKSTTVFSVSATRFMAGKFPFMMFGLPGAALAMYQCAKPEKKKVAGGLLLSAALTAFLTGITEPLEFTFIFVALPMYAVHCVLAGLSFMLMHILNVGVGMTFSGGLIDLVLFGVMQGNAKTHWVWVVVVGAVYFVLYYIIFRFMISKFDYKTPGRDDAEEVKLYTRADVNARSAASGSTAPAGDDPVSALIVEGLGGTNNLSDVDCCATRLRCTVKDAALVKQDVLKASGASGVICKGNGVQVVYGPKVAVIKAKLEDYLENAPKTPAATATPAPAAHAAKDTVLSACLNGTVVPLADVKDEAFASGALGDGIAIEPTDGELVAPADGEISSTFETHHAVGMTTADGAELLMHIGIDTVKLGGKHFTYLVNEGDKVKKGQPLIRFELEAIKAEGYPVTTPLIVCNTDDYAAVAAKASGTVKQGDALLELKH from the coding sequence ATGAAAGACAAGATCTTTGGCGTGCTGCAGCGCGTGGGACGCAGCTTTATGCTGCCCATTGCACTGCTGCCTGTTGCGGGCCTGCTGCTGGGTATCGGCAGCTCGTTCACCAACGAAACCATGCTGGCGGCCTATGGCCTGAACAGCGTCATCCACCCCGGTACCCTGATCTACACCATTCTGGACGTGATGAGCCAGACCGGCAGCGCCGTGTTCAACAATCTGGCGCTGCTGTTCGCCATGGGCGTGGCCATCGGCATGGCCCGCAAGGAAAAAGAGGTCGCGGCCCTGTCCGGCGCAGTGGCCTATATCATTATGAATACGGCCATTCAGGCCATGATCAATGCGGCAGGCGGCGTAGAAGCGATGCCTGCCAACTCCACCACCACCATGCTGGGTATCACAACTCTGCAAATGGGTGTGTTCGGCGGCATCGTGGTCGGTCTGGGCGTGGCGGCGCTGCACAACAAGTTCTATAAGATCGAGCTGCCGCAGGTGCTGGCCTTCTTTGGCGGTACACGCTTTGTGCCCATCGTCAGTTCTATTGTGTATCTGGTGGTTGGCATTGCCATGTTCTATATCTGGCCGGTGGTGCAGAGCGGTATTGCCGCGCTGGGTGCACTGGTGCTGGCTTCCGGCTACGCAGGCACCTTTATTTACGGCCTGCTGGAGCGTGCGCTGATCCCCTTTGGGTTGCATCATGTGTTCTATATGCCGTTCTGGCAGACCGCTGTGGGCGGCACCGCCATCATCGATGGCGTCACCGTGACCGGCGCACAGAACATCTTCTTTGCCGAGCTGGCTTCCAAGTCCACTACGGTGTTCTCGGTCAGCGCTACCCGTTTCATGGCCGGTAAGTTCCCCTTTATGATGTTCGGTCTGCCCGGCGCGGCGCTGGCGATGTACCAGTGCGCCAAGCCGGAAAAGAAAAAGGTTGCAGGTGGCCTGCTGTTGTCTGCTGCATTGACGGCTTTCCTCACAGGCATCACCGAGCCGCTGGAATTTACCTTTATCTTTGTGGCTCTGCCCATGTACGCCGTGCACTGTGTGCTGGCCGGTCTGTCCTTCATGCTGATGCACATTCTGAATGTGGGCGTGGGCATGACCTTCTCCGGCGGTCTCATCGACCTGGTGCTGTTCGGTGTGATGCAGGGCAACGCCAAGACCCACTGGGTGTGGGTGGTCGTGGTCGGTGCGGTGTACTTTGTACTGTACTACATCATTTTCCGCTTTATGATCTCCAAGTTTGACTACAAGACCCCGGGTCGCGATGATGCCGAGGAAGTCAAGCTGTACACCCGCGCGGACGTGAACGCCCGCAGCGCCGCTTCTGGCAGCACCGCCCCCGCAGGGGATGATCCGGTCAGCGCCCTGATCGTAGAAGGTCTGGGAGGTACCAACAACCTGTCCGACGTGGACTGCTGCGCCACCCGCCTGCGCTGCACCGTCAAGGACGCTGCGCTGGTCAAACAGGATGTGCTCAAGGCCTCCGGTGCCTCCGGCGTGATCTGCAAGGGCAACGGTGTGCAGGTGGTATACGGCCCCAAGGTGGCCGTCATCAAGGCAAAGCTGGAAGACTATCTGGAAAATGCACCTAAGACCCCGGCGGCGACTGCAACACCCGCCCCGGCGGCCCACGCAGCAAAGGATACCGTGCTGTCTGCCTGCCTGAACGGCACTGTAGTGCCGCTGGCCGATGTGAAGGATGAAGCCTTTGCCAGCGGTGCACTGGGGGACGGCATTGCCATTGAGCCCACCGATGGTGAACTGGTGGCACCTGCTGACGGTGAGATCTCCTCCACCTTTGAGACCCACCATGCCGTGGGCATGACCACGGCTGACGGTGCCGAACTGCTGATGCACATCGGCATCGATACGGTCAAGCTGGGTGGCAAGCACTTTACCTACCTCGTCAACGAGGGTGACAAGGTGAAGAAAGGTCAGCCGTTGATCCGCTTTGAACTGGAAGCCATTAAGGCCGAAGGCTATCCCGTGACCACGCCGCTCATTGTCTGCAATACTGATGACTATGCCGCTGTCGCGGCTAAAGCCAGTGGCACCGTAAAACAGGGCGATGCGCTGCTGGAACTGAAGCACTAA